One Dioscorea cayenensis subsp. rotundata cultivar TDr96_F1 chromosome 15, TDr96_F1_v2_PseudoChromosome.rev07_lg8_w22 25.fasta, whole genome shotgun sequence genomic region harbors:
- the LOC120277912 gene encoding GRF-interacting factor 1 isoform X1, whose product MQQHLMQMQPMMGGYASPNPVTTELIQQYLDENKQLILAILDSQSAGKAEECAENQAKLQRNLMYLAAIADSQPQLPTIAQFPPNAVIQPGTRYMQHQQAQPLTPQSLIAARSSMLYAQSPMSALQQQQQAALHSQLGMSSGASSGGFNVLRGETSVGGNGALNAGVFPDFGHNAGAGKQDMGNAVSTDSRGGNSTGQNGDGTEPLYLKSSEEEGN is encoded by the exons ATGCAGCAGCATCTGATGCAGATGCAGCCCATGATGGGAGGATATGCATCTCCCAACCCAGTCACTACTGAGCTCATTCAGCAG TATTTGGACGAGAACAAGCAATTGATTCTGGCCATTCTTGATAGCCAGAGTGCGGGGAAAGCAGAAGAATGCGCTGA AAATCAAGCTAAGCTTCAGCGGAATCTCATGTACCTTGCGGCTATTGCAGATAGTCAGCCACAACTGCCTACCATTGCGCAG TTTCCGCCCAATGCCGTAATTCAACCTGGGACTCGATACATGCAACATCAGCAAGCTCAACCACTGACTCCACAGTCTTTGATAGCCGCGCGCTCCTCAATGCTGTATGCTCAATCACCGATGTCTGCATTGCAACAGCAGCAACAGGCCGCACTTCACAGCCAACTTGGGATGAGCTCGGGTGCAAGCAGTGGGGGATTTAATGTGCTCCGTGGTGAAACCAGTGTCGGAGGAAACGGAGCGCTGAATGCAGGAGTCTTCCCTGATTTCGGTCACAATGCTGGTGCAGGAAAACAAGACATGGGCAATGCAGTGTCGACTGATAGCCGTGGTGGCAACTCCACCGGGCAAAATGGGGACGGCACAGAACCTCTATATCTGAAGAGCTCCGAAGAAGAAGGGAACTAG
- the LOC120277912 gene encoding GRF-interacting factor 1 isoform X2 gives MYLAAIADSQPQLPTIAQFPPNAVIQPGTRYMQHQQAQPLTPQSLIAARSSMLYAQSPMSALQQQQQAALHSQLGMSSGASSGGFNVLRGETSVGGNGALNAGVFPDFGHNAGAGKQDMGNAVSTDSRGGNSTGQNGDGTEPLYLKSSEEEGN, from the exons ATGTACCTTGCGGCTATTGCAGATAGTCAGCCACAACTGCCTACCATTGCGCAG TTTCCGCCCAATGCCGTAATTCAACCTGGGACTCGATACATGCAACATCAGCAAGCTCAACCACTGACTCCACAGTCTTTGATAGCCGCGCGCTCCTCAATGCTGTATGCTCAATCACCGATGTCTGCATTGCAACAGCAGCAACAGGCCGCACTTCACAGCCAACTTGGGATGAGCTCGGGTGCAAGCAGTGGGGGATTTAATGTGCTCCGTGGTGAAACCAGTGTCGGAGGAAACGGAGCGCTGAATGCAGGAGTCTTCCCTGATTTCGGTCACAATGCTGGTGCAGGAAAACAAGACATGGGCAATGCAGTGTCGACTGATAGCCGTGGTGGCAACTCCACCGGGCAAAATGGGGACGGCACAGAACCTCTATATCTGAAGAGCTCCGAAGAAGAAGGGAACTAG